The genomic interval TAAATTCTCATCCAGGTTTAGATAATAAAACTCCCCTAGAAATGTTGTTGACTGAAAATGTAAAAGCAGTGAGAGCGATCGCGATTTCTTTTGGGAAACATGGAGCAGACTGAATCACAATATCCTGGCTTACATCCAGAACCTCCCGAAGATCTTAACAGTTACTTAATGTAATGCGTAGACTTCGATTCTACTGAAGGCATAGCAAAAAGTATCAATATTTGTCAAGGGGGGAAGGGAGTTTTTCTGTCTATTTGTGCCAGTTTTCTACTTGAAGTTTATGAAAATTTCTATAGTCTAAGACATTATTTGTCACTAGAATTAATCCACTCACTTGAGCAATAGCAGCAATTTGAGCGTCAGCAAAAGGAGGCGTTTTTCCTAGCTGAACAAGACGTACTCTTTCCTGAGAATGCCAAGTGGCTGCCTTAGCGTCATAGGGCAATAAAGGAATCTTAGGTTTGACAACTTCTTCAAGGTACTTTTCTATTTTTGTCCGTTTTTTTGAATCAGGAAGTCGATAACAACCAAAAAGAAGTTCATGCCAAACAATAGTTGCTGTAGCAATTTCATTTTCATGGTGCGAGAGCATATTCATTACATTTTCATTCGGTTGTGGTCGCAAGGGTTCTGACAGAACATTACTATCAAGTAGAAAGCGTAAGCTCACCAAACCACCTCACGACCCGGCGATGAATCCCGAACATCTTCTAAAATTTCTGCTGATTCAATTCCTGCTGCTTCTAGGTGTTCTTCTTGACGAAATTTATGGAGTAATTCACTAAAACTAAACTGAATTTGATTAGGGTTAAGAATTGCTTTTTCTTTCTCATTCATTAACTGCTGCTCTTGAATCTCAATAATAATTGACTGCTCATCAGGGATGTCAAGTTCTTCTAAAAGTTCGATGTTTTTCCCTCTTTTTGTTCCTTTTATTAACATAAATTATCCTCTTTTTTCTCCTTTCTAGTCATAGCTTGATCTCTTTAGATAAATACTTTTTGAAGAGTTTTAATGTTCTTTTTTTCTTCTTCTCTTTTGTCCACTTTCCTCTCTTTGTCTACTTTGTCTCACACCATTATACCATTAATGTAAAAAGCCTACCCTTGTGAGGGGGAATGGGAGTGTGGGGAGTGTGGGGAGTGTGGGGAGTGTGGAGGTGGATAAACGTCGCCGTAATTGT from Gloeocapsa sp. PCC 73106 carries:
- a CDS encoding type II toxin-antitoxin system VapC family toxin, with product MSLRFLLDSNVLSEPLRPQPNENVMNMLSHHENEIATATIVWHELLFGCYRLPDSKKRTKIEKYLEEVVKPKIPLLPYDAKAATWHSQERVRLVQLGKTPPFADAQIAAIAQVSGLILVTNNVLDYRNFHKLQVENWHK